AGAGGCGGCCGTGGGAGACTTCGAGGATGTTGGCGCCCAGGTTCCCGAGAAGGCTCGCCACACGTCCCAGGAGTCCGGGCCTGTCGTGGGACGTGATCCGGAAGGAGGCGATCCTGTCGTCCCGCTCCAGTTCGCGCACCATGACCGAGGCGAGGATACGGGCATCGATATTACCGCCGCAGAGCACCAGGCCGACCCGCTTGCCTTCGAAGCGCTCGGGCTCGGCCAGCATGGCGGCGAGCCCCGCCGCGCCCGCGCCCTCGGCCATGGTCCGCTGCAGGGTGGCATAGGCGTTCACTGCGCGCTCGATCAGCGGTTCCTCGACAAGGATGATGTCCGGGACGAGATCCCGCACGATCGGCAGCGGCAATTGGCCCACGGTCTTGACCGCGATGCCTTCCGCCAGCGTCGCGCCGCCGATGGGACGCTCCTCGCCGCGGATCGCATTCGTGAAGGACGGGTAGAGGGCCGCCTCGACGCCGATGATCTCGATGGAGGGCTTCAGGGCCTTCGCGGCGACGGCGATTCCCGAGATCAGGCCGCCGCCCCCGATGGGCACGACGATCTGGTCGAGATCGGGCGCATCGGCCAGCATTTCCATCGCGATGGTGCCCTGACCCGCCATGACCTTCGGATCGTCGTAGGGATGGACGAAGACGAGCCCCTCGGCCTCGGCGATCTCGCGCGCCTTGGCGGCGGACTCGTAGAGCGTCTCGCCGAACAGCACCACGCGCGCGCCGTAGGAGCGGGTATTCTCTGCCTTCACCAGGGGAGCGCTCTCCGGCATGACGATGACGGCCGGGATGCCGAAGCGCCGGGCGTGGTAGGCCACGGCCTGGGCATGGTTGCCCGCCGACATGGCGATGACGCCGCGGCGGCGCTCCTCGGGCGCCAGGCTCTCCAGCTTGTTGACCGCGCCGCGCTCCTTGAAGGAGCCGGTGGGCTGCATGTTCTCGTGCTTGACGCAGACATTCGCGCCCGTGATCTGGGAAAGGCGGGGCGCAGGCACCAGAGGCGTGCGCAGAACCTGGCCCCGAACGGTGTCGGCTGCGCGCTCCACGTCCTGCAGGGTGATGGCATAATCGGCCACGGCTTCCTCCGGTTTTCCCATGATATCATCCTTAGGCGGAATCTTCCTTAGACAGTTCTCGGCGTCGTGTCCTGAAAGCCCAGCAATCCGCCGGGCCGGAAGATCAGAAAGACGACGAGCGCCGCATAGAGAGCGATATCCCGTCCCTCGATCGGCAGATAAGCCGACCAGACGGTTTCGAACAATCCGATGACGAAACCGCCGAGCAGCGCCCCCGGCACCGAGCCGATGCCGCCGATCACCGCGCCGATCAGGGCCTTCAGGCCATACTGAAACCCGCCCGCAAAGCCCAGGCCCCCGTACTGCACGACGATCAGCATGCCCGAGAGGCCCGCCATGGCTCCCGCAAGGGCGAGCGTCTGCGTCAGGAGGCGCGAGCCGTCGACGCCCATGATCGCCGCCGCGCGGGCGTCGTCCGCGACGGCCCGCCACGCCCGTCCGAAGGCCGTCGCCTTCATCAGCCACAAGAGCCCGAGCGCGGCGATCAGCCCGGTCCCGGCCGTCATGACGCTGATGGGCGTGAGGCTGACCAGGAAG
This window of the Microvirga sp. TS319 genome carries:
- a CDS encoding threonine ammonia-lyase; translation: MGKPEEAVADYAITLQDVERAADTVRGQVLRTPLVPAPRLSQITGANVCVKHENMQPTGSFKERGAVNKLESLAPEERRRGVIAMSAGNHAQAVAYHARRFGIPAVIVMPESAPLVKAENTRSYGARVVLFGETLYESAAKAREIAEAEGLVFVHPYDDPKVMAGQGTIAMEMLADAPDLDQIVVPIGGGGLISGIAVAAKALKPSIEIIGVEAALYPSFTNAIRGEERPIGGATLAEGIAVKTVGQLPLPIVRDLVPDIILVEEPLIERAVNAYATLQRTMAEGAGAAGLAAMLAEPERFEGKRVGLVLCGGNIDARILASVMVRELERDDRIASFRITSHDRPGLLGRVASLLGNLGANILEVSHGRLFLDVPAKGVSIDITIETRDRQHTLEVFEALKAEGLAPRRIDSRGLSETAY